Proteins found in one Papio anubis isolate 15944 chromosome 13, Panubis1.0, whole genome shotgun sequence genomic segment:
- the RGP1 gene encoding RAB6A-GEF complex partner protein 2 isoform X1: MIEVVAELSRGPVFLAGEALECVVTVTNPLPPTATSASSEALAWASAQIHCQFHASESRVALPPPDSSQPDVQPDSQTVFLPHRGERGQCILSTPPKILFCDLRLDPGESKSYSYSEVLPIEGPPSFRGQSVKYVYKLTIGCQRVNSPITLLRVPLRVLVLTGLQDVRFPQDEAVAPSSPFLEEDEGGKKDSWLAELAGERLMAATSCRSLHLYNISDGRGKVGTFGIFKSVYRLGEDVVGTLNLGEGTVACLQFSVSLQTEERVQPEYQRRRGAGGVPSVSHVTHARHQESCLHTTRTSFSLPIPLSSTPGFCTAIVSLKWRLHFEFVTSREPGLVLLPPVEQPEPTTWTGPEQVPVDTFSWDLPIKVLPTSPTLASYAAPGPSTSTITI, translated from the exons ATGATTGAAGTGGTAGCAGAGCTGAGCCGGGGTCCTGTATTTTTGGCTGGGGAGGCGCTGGAGTGTGTAGTGACCGTCACCAACCCCCTTCCCCCCACGGCCACTTCTGCATCCAG TGAGGCCCTGGCCTGGGCCAGTGCTCAAATCCACTGCCAGTTCCATGCCAGTGAGAGTCGAGTAGCACTGCCTCCCCCTGACTCTAGTCAGCCAGATGTCCAGCCGGACAGCCAGACTGTCTTTCTGCCACACCGAG GTGAGAGGGGTCAGTGTATCCTTTCTACTCCACCAAAAATTCTATTCTGTGACCTGAGGCTAGATCCTGGAGAGTCCAAATCAT ACTCCTACAGTGAAGTGCTGCCCATAGAGGGACCACCCTCCTTTCGGGGTCAGTCAGTCAAGTACGTCTACAAACTGACCATTGGCTGCCAGCGTGTCAACTCCCCCATCACGTTACTCAGAGTCCCTCTGAGGGTTCTTGTGCTGACTG GCCTTCAGGATGTCCGGTTTCCCCAGGATGAGGCTGTAGCCCCATCCAGTCCATTCTTGGAGGAGGATGAAGGTGGGAAGAAGGATTCATGGCTAGCTGAGCTGGCTGGGGAGCGCCTAATGGCTGCCACATCCTGCCGCAGCCTCC ATCTATACAATATCAGTGATGGCCGAGGGAAAGTTGGGACGTTTGGCATCTTCAAATCTGTGTACAGACTTGGCGAGGACGTGGTGGGGACCTTAAACTTAGGGGAAGGAACTGTAGCTTGTTTGCAG TTTTCAGTCAGCTTACAGACCGAGGAGCGTGTACAGCCTGAGTACCAGCGGCGACGTGGGGCAGGGGGTGTCCCCTCTGTGTCACATGTGACTCACGCCCGGCACCAGGAATCCTGCCTGCATACAACCAGAACCAGCTTCTCCCTCCCAATCCCTCTCAGCTCCACCCCAGGCTTCTGTACAGCCATTG TGTCCTTGAAGTGGAGATTGCATTTTGAATTTGTAACGTCCCGAGAACCAGGATTGGTACTCCTACCCCCTGTGGAACAGCCCGAACCTACCACGTGGACAGGTCCTGAGCAAGTACCTGTAGACACCTTCAGCTGGGACCTCCCCATCAAGGTGCTGCCTACCAGCCCCACCCTGGCCTCATATGCTGCCCCAGGCCCTAGCACCAGCACCATAACCATCTGA
- the GBA2 gene encoding non-lysosomal glucosylceramidase isoform X1 translates to MGTQDPGNMGTGVPASEQISCAKEDPQVYCPEETVGTKDVQVTDCKSPEDNRPQKETGCCNPEDSGQLMASYEGKAVGYQVPPFGWRICLAHEFTEKRKPFQANNVSLRNMIKHIGMGLRYLQWWYRKTQVEKKTPFIDMINSVPLRQIYGCPLGGIGGGTITRGWRGQFCRWQLNPGMYQHRTVIADQFTVCLRREGQTVYQQVLSLERPSVLRSWNWGLCGYFAFYHALYPRAWTVYQLPGQNVTLTCRQITPILPHDYQDSSLPVGVFVWDVENEGDEALDVSIMFSMRNGLGGGDDAPGGLWNEPFCLEHGGETVQGLLLHHPTLPNPYTMAVAARVTADTTVTHITAFDPDSTGQQVWQDLLQDGQLDSPAGQSTPTQKGVGIAGAVCVSSKLRPRGQCRLEFSLAWDMPRILFGAKGQVHYRRYTRFFGQDGDAAPALSHYALCQYAEWEERISAWQSPVLDDRSLPAWYKSALFNELYFLADGGTVWLEVREDSLPEELGRNMCHLCPTLRDYGRFGYLEGQEYRMYNTYDVHFYASFALIMLWPKLELSLQYDMALATLREDLTRRRYLMSGVMAPVKRRNVIPHDIGDPDDEPWLRVNAYLIHDTADWKDLNLKFVLQVYRDYYLTGDQNFLKDMWPVCLAVMESEMKFDKDHDGLIENGGYADQTYDGWVTTGPSAYCGGLWLAAVAVMVQMAALCGAQDIQDKFSSILHRGQEAYERLLWNGRYYNYDSSSQPQSRSVMSDQCAGQWFLKACGLGEGETEVFPTPHVVRALQTIFELNVQAFAGGAMGAVNGMQPHGVPDKSSVQSDEVWVGVVYGLAATMIQEGLTWEGFQTAEGCYRTVWERLGLAFQTPEAYCQQRVFRSLAYMRPLSIWAMQLALQQQQHKKASRPKVEQGTGLRTGPMFEPKEAMANVSPE, encoded by the exons ATGGGGACCCAGGATCCAGGAAACATGGGAACTGGCGTCCCAGCCTCGGAGCAGATAAGCTGTGCCAAAGAGGATCCACAGGTTTATTGCCCTGAAGAGACTGTAGGCACCAAGGATGTGCAGGTTACAGACTGCAAGAGTCCCGAAGACAACCGACCCCAAAAAGAGACGGGCTGCTGCAATCCGGAGGACTCTGGGCAGCTGATGGCTTCCTATGAGGGTAAAGCTGTGGGCTACCAGGTGCCTCCCTTTGGCTGGCGCATCTGTCTGGCTCATGAGTTTACAGAGAAGAGGAAACCCTTTCAAGCTAACAATGTCTCCCTAAGGAACATGATAAAGCATATAGGCATGGGCTTGAG GTACCTGCAGTGGTGGTACCGGAAGACCCAGGTGGAAAAGAAGACACCTTTCATCGACATGATCAATTCTGTACCCCTAAGACAGATTTATG GTTGTCCCTTGGGTGGCATCGGGGGAGGCACTATTACCCGTGGCTGGAGAGGCCAGTTCTGTCGTTGGCAGCTTAACCCTGGAATGTATCAGCACCGGACAGTCATCGCTGACCAA TTCACAGTGTGCCTACGCCGGGAAGGGCAGACTGTGTACCAGCAAGTCCTGTCCCTGGAGCGCCCAAGTGTCCTCCGCAGCTGGAACTGGGGCCTGTGTGGGTACTTTGCTTTCTACCACGCCCTCTATCCCCGAGCCTGGACTGTCTATCAGCTTCCTGGCCAGAATGTCACCCTCACCTGCCGTCAGATCACACCCATCTTGCCCCATGACTACCAG GACAGCAGCCTGCCTGTAGGAGTCTTTGTGTGGGATGTGGAAAATGAAGGGGATGAAGCTCTAGATGTGTCCATCATGTTCTCCATGCGGAACGGACTGGGGGGTGGAGACGATGCCCCAGGGGGTTTGTGGAATGAGCCCTTCTGTCTGGAGCATGGCGGGGAAACTGTCCAGGGGCTGCTGCTGCATCATCCAACCCTTCCAAACCCCTACACAATGGCTGTGGCTGCACGAGTCACG GCAGATACCACGGTAACCCACATCACAGCCTTTGACCCTGACAGCACGGGGCAGCAGGTGTGGCAAGATCTACTTCAGGATGGACAGCTGGACTCTCCCGCTG GCCAAAGCACCCCTACGCAGAAAGGAGTAGGCATTGCTGGAGCTGTGTGTGTTTCCAGCAAGTTGCGACCTCGAGGCCAGTGCCGCCTGGAGTTTTCACTGGCCTGGGACATGCCCAGGATCCTGTTTGGAGCTAAAGGCCAAGTCCACTACAG GCGGTATACAAGGTTCTTTGGCCAGGATGGAGATGCAGCACCTGCCCTCAGCCACTATGCACTGTGCCAATACGCAGAGTGGGAAGAGAGGATCTCAGCTTGGCAGAGCCCGGTATTGGATGACAG atcACTGCCTGCCTGGTACAAATCTGCACTGTTCAATGAACTATACTTCCTGGCTGATGGAGGCACAGTATGGCTGGAAGTTCGTGAGGACTCCCTACCAGAGGAGCTGGGCAGAAACATGTGTCACCTCTGCCCCACCCTACGGGACTACGGTCGATTTGGCTACCTTGAGG GCCAGGAGTACCGCATGTACAACACATATGATGTCCACTTTTATGCCTCCTTTGCCCTCATCATGCTATGGCCCAAACTTGAGCTCAGCCTACAGTATGACATGG CTCTGGCCACTCTCAGGGAGGACCTGACACGGCGACGGTACCTGATGAGTGGGGTGATGGCACCTGTGAAAAGGAGGAACGTCATCCCCCATGATATTGGGGACCCAG ATGATGAACCATGGCTCCGGGTCAATGCATATTTGATCCACGATACTGCTGACTGGAAGGACCTGAACCTGAAGTTTGTGCTGCAGGTTTATCGGGACTATTACCTGACGGGTGATCAAAACTTCCTGAAGGACATGTGGCCTGTGTGTCTA GCTGTGATGGAGTCTGAAATGAAGTTTGACAAGGATCATGATGGACTCATTGAAAATGGAGGCTACGCAGACCAGACCTATGATGGATGGGTGACCACAGGCCCCAG TGCTTACTGTGGAGGGCTGTGGCTGGCAGCTGTGGCTGTGATGGTCCAGATGGCTGCTCTGTGTGGGGCACAGGACATTCAGGATAAGTTTTCTTCCATCCTCCACCGGGGCCAAGAAGCCTATGAGAGACTGCTGTGGAATG GCCGCTATTACAACTATGACAGCAGCTCTCAGCCTCAGTCTCGTAGTGTTATGTCTGACCAGTGTGCTGGACAGTGGTTCCTGAAGGCCTGTGGCCTAGGagaaggagagactgag GTGTTTCCTACCCCACATGTGGTCCGTGCTCTCCAAACTATCTTTGAGCTGAACGTCCAGGCCTTTGCAGGAGGGGCCATGGGGGCTGTGAATGGGATGCAGCCCCATGGTGTCCCTGATAAATCCAGTGTGCAGTCTGATGAAGTCTGGGTGGGTGTGGTCTACGGATTGGCAGCTACCATGATCCAAGAG GGCCTGACTTGGGAGGGCTTCCAGACAGCTGAAGGCTGCTACCGTACCGTGTGGGAGCGCCTGGGTCTGGCCTTCCAGACCCCAGAGGCATACTGCCAGCAGCGGGTGTTCCGCTCACTGGCCTACATGCGGCCACTGAGCATCTGGGCCATGCAGCTAGCCCTGCAACAGCAGCAGCACAAAAAGGCCTCCAGGCCAAAAGTCGAACAGGGCACAGGACTAAGGACAGGGCCTATGTTTGAACCAAAGGAAGCCATGGCAAACGTGAGCCCAGAGTGA
- the GBA2 gene encoding non-lysosomal glucosylceramidase isoform X2 yields the protein MVVPWVASGEALLPVAGEASSVVGSLTLECISTGQSSLTNSQCAYAGKGRLCTSKSCPWSAQVSSAAGTGACVGTLLSTTPSIPEPGLSISFLARMSPSPAVRSHPSCPMTTSSLPVGVFVWDVENEGDEALDVSIMFSMRNGLGGGDDAPGGLWNEPFCLEHGGETVQGLLLHHPTLPNPYTMAVAARVTADTTVTHITAFDPDSTGQQVWQDLLQDGQLDSPAGQSTPTQKGVGIAGAVCVSSKLRPRGQCRLEFSLAWDMPRILFGAKGQVHYRRYTRFFGQDGDAAPALSHYALCQYAEWEERISAWQSPVLDDRSLPAWYKSALFNELYFLADGGTVWLEVREDSLPEELGRNMCHLCPTLRDYGRFGYLEGQEYRMYNTYDVHFYASFALIMLWPKLELSLQYDMALATLREDLTRRRYLMSGVMAPVKRRNVIPHDIGDPDDEPWLRVNAYLIHDTADWKDLNLKFVLQVYRDYYLTGDQNFLKDMWPVCLAVMESEMKFDKDHDGLIENGGYADQTYDGWVTTGPSAYCGGLWLAAVAVMVQMAALCGAQDIQDKFSSILHRGQEAYERLLWNGRYYNYDSSSQPQSRSVMSDQCAGQWFLKACGLGEGETEVFPTPHVVRALQTIFELNVQAFAGGAMGAVNGMQPHGVPDKSSVQSDEVWVGVVYGLAATMIQEGLTWEGFQTAEGCYRTVWERLGLAFQTPEAYCQQRVFRSLAYMRPLSIWAMQLALQQQQHKKASRPKVEQGTGLRTGPMFEPKEAMANVSPE from the exons ATG GTTGTCCCTTGGGTGGCATCGGGGGAGGCACTATTACCCGTGGCTGGAGAGGCCAGTTCTGTCGTTGGCAGCTTAACCCTGGAATGTATCAGCACCGGACAGTCATCGCTGACCAA TTCACAGTGTGCCTACGCCGGGAAGGGCAGACTGTGTACCAGCAAGTCCTGTCCCTGGAGCGCCCAAGTGTCCTCCGCAGCTGGAACTGGGGCCTGTGTGGGTACTTTGCTTTCTACCACGCCCTCTATCCCCGAGCCTGGACTGTCTATCAGCTTCCTGGCCAGAATGTCACCCTCACCTGCCGTCAGATCACACCCATCTTGCCCCATGACTACCAG CAGCCTGCCTGTAGGAGTCTTTGTGTGGGATGTGGAAAATGAAGGGGATGAAGCTCTAGATGTGTCCATCATGTTCTCCATGCGGAACGGACTGGGGGGTGGAGACGATGCCCCAGGGGGTTTGTGGAATGAGCCCTTCTGTCTGGAGCATGGCGGGGAAACTGTCCAGGGGCTGCTGCTGCATCATCCAACCCTTCCAAACCCCTACACAATGGCTGTGGCTGCACGAGTCACG GCAGATACCACGGTAACCCACATCACAGCCTTTGACCCTGACAGCACGGGGCAGCAGGTGTGGCAAGATCTACTTCAGGATGGACAGCTGGACTCTCCCGCTG GCCAAAGCACCCCTACGCAGAAAGGAGTAGGCATTGCTGGAGCTGTGTGTGTTTCCAGCAAGTTGCGACCTCGAGGCCAGTGCCGCCTGGAGTTTTCACTGGCCTGGGACATGCCCAGGATCCTGTTTGGAGCTAAAGGCCAAGTCCACTACAG GCGGTATACAAGGTTCTTTGGCCAGGATGGAGATGCAGCACCTGCCCTCAGCCACTATGCACTGTGCCAATACGCAGAGTGGGAAGAGAGGATCTCAGCTTGGCAGAGCCCGGTATTGGATGACAG atcACTGCCTGCCTGGTACAAATCTGCACTGTTCAATGAACTATACTTCCTGGCTGATGGAGGCACAGTATGGCTGGAAGTTCGTGAGGACTCCCTACCAGAGGAGCTGGGCAGAAACATGTGTCACCTCTGCCCCACCCTACGGGACTACGGTCGATTTGGCTACCTTGAGG GCCAGGAGTACCGCATGTACAACACATATGATGTCCACTTTTATGCCTCCTTTGCCCTCATCATGCTATGGCCCAAACTTGAGCTCAGCCTACAGTATGACATGG CTCTGGCCACTCTCAGGGAGGACCTGACACGGCGACGGTACCTGATGAGTGGGGTGATGGCACCTGTGAAAAGGAGGAACGTCATCCCCCATGATATTGGGGACCCAG ATGATGAACCATGGCTCCGGGTCAATGCATATTTGATCCACGATACTGCTGACTGGAAGGACCTGAACCTGAAGTTTGTGCTGCAGGTTTATCGGGACTATTACCTGACGGGTGATCAAAACTTCCTGAAGGACATGTGGCCTGTGTGTCTA GCTGTGATGGAGTCTGAAATGAAGTTTGACAAGGATCATGATGGACTCATTGAAAATGGAGGCTACGCAGACCAGACCTATGATGGATGGGTGACCACAGGCCCCAG TGCTTACTGTGGAGGGCTGTGGCTGGCAGCTGTGGCTGTGATGGTCCAGATGGCTGCTCTGTGTGGGGCACAGGACATTCAGGATAAGTTTTCTTCCATCCTCCACCGGGGCCAAGAAGCCTATGAGAGACTGCTGTGGAATG GCCGCTATTACAACTATGACAGCAGCTCTCAGCCTCAGTCTCGTAGTGTTATGTCTGACCAGTGTGCTGGACAGTGGTTCCTGAAGGCCTGTGGCCTAGGagaaggagagactgag GTGTTTCCTACCCCACATGTGGTCCGTGCTCTCCAAACTATCTTTGAGCTGAACGTCCAGGCCTTTGCAGGAGGGGCCATGGGGGCTGTGAATGGGATGCAGCCCCATGGTGTCCCTGATAAATCCAGTGTGCAGTCTGATGAAGTCTGGGTGGGTGTGGTCTACGGATTGGCAGCTACCATGATCCAAGAG GGCCTGACTTGGGAGGGCTTCCAGACAGCTGAAGGCTGCTACCGTACCGTGTGGGAGCGCCTGGGTCTGGCCTTCCAGACCCCAGAGGCATACTGCCAGCAGCGGGTGTTCCGCTCACTGGCCTACATGCGGCCACTGAGCATCTGGGCCATGCAGCTAGCCCTGCAACAGCAGCAGCACAAAAAGGCCTCCAGGCCAAAAGTCGAACAGGGCACAGGACTAAGGACAGGGCCTATGTTTGAACCAAAGGAAGCCATGGCAAACGTGAGCCCAGAGTGA
- the RGP1 gene encoding RAB6A-GEF complex partner protein 2 isoform X2 gives MSSRTARLSFCHTEPPGGRTPLVPLAALTTTSQPDSYSEVLPIEGPPSFRGQSVKYVYKLTIGCQRVNSPITLLRVPLRVLVLTGLQDVRFPQDEAVAPSSPFLEEDEGGKKDSWLAELAGERLMAATSCRSLHLYNISDGRGKVGTFGIFKSVYRLGEDVVGTLNLGEGTVACLQFSVSLQTEERVQPEYQRRRGAGGVPSVSHVTHARHQESCLHTTRTSFSLPIPLSSTPGFCTAIVSLKWRLHFEFVTSREPGLVLLPPVEQPEPTTWTGPEQVPVDTFSWDLPIKVLPTSPTLASYAAPGPSTSTITI, from the exons ATGTCCAGCCGGACAGCCAGACTGTCTTTCTGCCACACCGAG CCTCCTGGAGGGAGAACTCCTCTGGTGCCTCTGGCTGCCCTGACAACTACTTCCCAACCAGACTCCTACAGTGAAGTGCTGCCCATAGAGGGACCACCCTCCTTTCGGGGTCAGTCAGTCAAGTACGTCTACAAACTGACCATTGGCTGCCAGCGTGTCAACTCCCCCATCACGTTACTCAGAGTCCCTCTGAGGGTTCTTGTGCTGACTG GCCTTCAGGATGTCCGGTTTCCCCAGGATGAGGCTGTAGCCCCATCCAGTCCATTCTTGGAGGAGGATGAAGGTGGGAAGAAGGATTCATGGCTAGCTGAGCTGGCTGGGGAGCGCCTAATGGCTGCCACATCCTGCCGCAGCCTCC ATCTATACAATATCAGTGATGGCCGAGGGAAAGTTGGGACGTTTGGCATCTTCAAATCTGTGTACAGACTTGGCGAGGACGTGGTGGGGACCTTAAACTTAGGGGAAGGAACTGTAGCTTGTTTGCAG TTTTCAGTCAGCTTACAGACCGAGGAGCGTGTACAGCCTGAGTACCAGCGGCGACGTGGGGCAGGGGGTGTCCCCTCTGTGTCACATGTGACTCACGCCCGGCACCAGGAATCCTGCCTGCATACAACCAGAACCAGCTTCTCCCTCCCAATCCCTCTCAGCTCCACCCCAGGCTTCTGTACAGCCATTG TGTCCTTGAAGTGGAGATTGCATTTTGAATTTGTAACGTCCCGAGAACCAGGATTGGTACTCCTACCCCCTGTGGAACAGCCCGAACCTACCACGTGGACAGGTCCTGAGCAAGTACCTGTAGACACCTTCAGCTGGGACCTCCCCATCAAGGTGCTGCCTACCAGCCCCACCCTGGCCTCATATGCTGCCCCAGGCCCTAGCACCAGCACCATAACCATCTGA
- the CREB3 gene encoding cyclic AMP-responsive element-binding protein 3, producing MELELDAGDQDLLGFLLEESGDLRTAPDESVRAPLDWELPLSEVPSDWEVDDLLSSLLSPPASSLNVLSNSNPCLVHHDHTYSLPREPVSMDLESESCRKEGTQMTPQHMEELAEQDIVRLVLTDEEKSLLEKEGLILPETLPLTKMEEQILKRVRRKIRNKRSAQESRRKKKVYVGGLESRVLKYTAQNMELQNKVQLLEEQNLSLLHQLRKLQAMVIEISNKTSSSSTCILVLLVSFCLLLVPAMYSSDTRGSLPAEHGVLSRQLRALPSENPYQLELPALQSEVPKDSTHQWLDSSDHVLQAPGNSSCLLYYMPQAPSAEPPLEWPFPDLFSEPLCRGPILPLQANLTRKGGWLPTGSPSVILQDRYSG from the exons ATGGAGCTGGAATTGGACGCTGGTGACCAAGACCTACTGGGCTTCCTGCTAGAGGAAAGTGGAGATTTGAGGACGGCGCCCGATGAGTCCGTGAGGGCCCCACTGGACTGGGAGCTGCCGCTCTCTGAG GTACCGAGCGACTGGGAGGTAGATGATTTGCTGAGCTCCCTGCTGAGTCCCCCAGCGTCGTCGTTGAACGTTCTCAGCAACTCCAACCCCTGCCTTGTCCACCATGACCACACCTACTCCCTCCCACGAGAACCTGTCTCTATGGATCTAG AGAGTGAGAGCTGTAGAAAAGAGGGGACCCAGATGACTCCACAGCATATGGAGGAGCTGGCAGAGCAG GATATTGTTAGGCTGGTACTGACAGATGAGGAGAAGAGTCTATTGGAGAAGGAGGGGCTTATTCTGCCTGAGACACTTCCTCTCACTAAG ATGGAGGAACAAATTCTGAAACGTGTGCGGAGGAAGATTCGAAATAAAAGATCTGCTCAAGAGAGCCGCAGGAAAAAGAAGGTGTATGTTGGGGGTTTAGAGAGCAG GGTCTTGAAATACACAGCCCAGAATATGGAGCTTCAGAACAAAGTACAGCTTCTGGAGGAACAGAATTT GTCCCTTCTACATCAACTGAGGAAACTCCAGGCCATGGTGATTGAGATATCAAACAAAACGAGCAGTAGCAGCACCTGCATCTTG GTCCTACTAGtctccttctgcctcctccttGTACCTGCTATGTACTCCTCTGACACAAGGGGGAGCCTGCCAGCTGAGCATGGAG TGTTGTCCCGCCAGCTTCGTGCCCTCCCCAGTGAGAACCCTTACCAGCTGGAGTTGCCTGCCCTGCAGTCAGAGGTGCCAAAAGACAGCACACACCAGTGGCTGGACAGCTCAGACCACGTACTCCAGGCCCCTGGCAACTCTTCCTGCCTACTGTACTacatgcctcaggctcccagtgCAGAGCCTCCCCTGGAGTGGCCATTCCCTGACCTCTTCTCAGAGCCTCTCTGCCGAGGTCCCATCCTCCCCCTGCAGGCAAATCTCACAAGGAAGGGGGGATGGCTTCCTACCGGTAGTCCCTCTGTCATCTTGCAGGACAGATACTCAGGCTAG
- the MSMP gene encoding prostate-associated microseminoprotein yields the protein MALRMLWAGQAKGILGGWGIVCLVMSLLLQHPGVYSKCYFQAQAPCHYEGKYFSLGESWLRKDCFHCTCLHPVGVGCCDTSQHPIDFPAGCEVRQEAGTCQFSLVQKSDPRLPCKGGGPDPEWGSANTPVPGAPAPHSS from the exons ATGGCCCTGAGGATGCTCTGGGCTGGACAGGCCAAGGGGATCCTAGGAGGCTGGGGGATCGTCTGCTTGGTGATGTCTCTACTCCTCCAGCACCCAGGAGTCTACAGCAAGTGCTACTTCCAAGCTCAAG CCCCCTGTCACTATGAGGGGAAATATTTCTCCCTGGGTGAGTCTTGGCTCCGCAAGGACTGTTTCCATTGCACCTGTCTGCATCCTGTTGGTGTGGGCTGCTGTGACAC GTCCCAGCATCCCATCGACTTTCCAGCTGGGTGTGAGGTACGTCAGGAGGCAGGAACCTGCCAGTTCTCCTTGGTGCAAAAATCTGACCCTCGGCTGCCCTGCAAAGGGGGAGGGCCTGACCCAGAATGGGGCTCAGCCAACACCCCTGTTCCTGGGGCTCCTGCTCCCCACTCCAGCTAA